A genomic segment from Deltaproteobacteria bacterium encodes:
- a CDS encoding tryptophan synthase subunit beta (catalyzes the formation of L-tryptophan from L-serine and 1-(indol-3-yl)glycerol 3-phosphate) — MQNSAIPDERGYFGRFGGRYVAETLIPAILELQKAYAGVKDDPRFTAELLELLTRYTGRPTPLFLAKRLTEKLGGAKIYLKREDLAHTGAHKINNTLGQALLARWMGKKKVIAETGA, encoded by the coding sequence ATGCAGAATTCCGCTATTCCCGATGAACGCGGCTATTTCGGGCGCTTCGGGGGCCGGTACGTTGCCGAAACCCTCATACCCGCCATTCTGGAGCTTCAAAAAGCCTACGCCGGGGTGAAGGACGATCCCCGTTTCACCGCCGAGCTTCTTGAACTCCTGACCCGTTACACCGGACGGCCCACGCCCCTGTTTCTGGCCAAAAGGCTCACGGAAAAACTGGGCGGGGCCAAAATCTACTTGAAGCGCGAGGATTTGGCCCACACCGGCGCACACAAGATCAACAACACCCTGGGCCAGGCCCTTCTTGCCAGGTGGATGGGCAAGAAAAAGGTGATAGCGGAAACCGGGGC
- a CDS encoding phosphoribosylanthranilate isomerase — MKGSERVQVKICGITTPEDALMCAGFGADAVGLVFYPKSPRFVTDGQARAVTDALPPSVAAVGVFVNETAQSVLAHARTSGIEWAQLHGQEPPETVDELRASGIRVIKVLFINRAPNFIDAALYRPDAFLMECAEGALPGGNAKTWDWTEALGVTGEVPMILAGGLSAENAAFAATGAKADALDASSALESAYGKKDEKRVRAFMDAIRALPPRNTRRIF, encoded by the coding sequence ATGAAGGGAAGCGAAAGGGTCCAGGTCAAAATCTGCGGAATAACCACCCCGGAAGATGCCCTGATGTGCGCGGGTTTCGGGGCCGACGCAGTGGGCCTGGTTTTTTACCCCAAAAGTCCAAGATTCGTTACCGACGGGCAGGCGCGGGCCGTGACGGACGCCCTGCCGCCTTCGGTGGCGGCTGTGGGGGTTTTCGTCAATGAAACGGCCCAAAGCGTGCTTGCCCACGCCAGAACTTCGGGCATAGAATGGGCCCAGCTCCACGGCCAGGAGCCGCCGGAAACTGTGGATGAACTTCGGGCAAGCGGAATAAGGGTAATAAAGGTGCTTTTTATCAACCGCGCACCTAATTTTATCGACGCTGCCCTCTACCGGCCCGACGCCTTTCTGATGGAATGTGCGGAGGGCGCGCTTCCGGGCGGAAACGCAAAAACATGGGACTGGACCGAAGCTTTGGGGGTAACAGGGGAGGTCCCCATGATTCTTGCCGGGGGCTTATCCGCCGAAAACGCGGCCTTTGCCGCAACCGGCGCCAAGGCCGACGCGCTTGACGCAAGCTCGGCCCTTGAAAGCGCCTATGGAAAAAAGGATGAAAAAAGGGTGCGGGCCTTCATGGACGCCATAAGGGCCTTGCCGCCCCGAAATACCAGGAGGATTTTTTGA
- the trpC gene encoding indole-3-glycerol phosphate synthase TrpC produces MDKPDFLETILVEKMRQVEESRLRTCEEALWEKALLVGRKRDFFGALSEPGSRDACIIAEIKRASPSKGPLCPDLDPAALARAYEKGGASCISVLTDAPFFKALEGDLGSARQSSTLPVLRKDFIVSTYQVFETVVMGADAILLIVAALDDAFLAEAIKLAKEFKMTALVEVHEECELERALKAGAELVGINNRNLKTFVTDIGTTERLSKLLPQDKKAVCESGIKSREDILRIMDSGVCNFLIGETLVKSPDPTAMLRNLKGMAS; encoded by the coding sequence ATGGACAAGCCGGATTTTCTGGAAACGATCCTGGTTGAAAAGATGAGGCAGGTTGAGGAGTCCCGCCTGAGGACCTGCGAGGAGGCTCTCTGGGAAAAGGCCCTGCTCGTGGGAAGGAAGCGCGATTTTTTCGGCGCTTTATCCGAGCCCGGCTCGCGGGATGCCTGCATCATTGCCGAGATCAAGCGGGCCTCCCCCTCCAAGGGGCCGCTTTGCCCGGACCTCGACCCGGCGGCCCTGGCCAGGGCCTATGAGAAAGGCGGGGCGTCCTGCATCTCGGTTCTTACGGACGCCCCCTTTTTCAAGGCCCTGGAAGGCGACCTTGGAAGCGCACGGCAAAGCTCCACCCTGCCGGTTCTGCGCAAGGACTTCATCGTTTCCACTTATCAGGTTTTCGAAACCGTGGTGATGGGCGCGGACGCAATTCTGCTCATCGTGGCGGCCCTTGACGACGCTTTCCTGGCCGAGGCGATAAAGCTTGCGAAAGAGTTTAAGATGACGGCCCTTGTTGAGGTGCACGAGGAATGCGAGCTTGAAAGGGCGCTCAAAGCCGGGGCGGAACTTGTCGGCATCAACAACCGCAACTTAAAGACCTTTGTTACCGACATCGGAACCACGGAGCGGCTAAGCAAGCTCCTCCCACAGGACAAAAAGGCCGTGTGCGAAAGCGGCATAAAAAGCCGTGAGGACATTTTAAGGATTATGGATTCCGGGGTGTGCAATTTTCTGATCGGCGAAACCCTGGTGAAATCACCCGACCCCACAGCCATGCTTCGCAATCTTAAAGGCATGGCATCATGA
- the trpD gene encoding anthranilate phosphoribosyltransferase — translation MFTETLQKIVAGYDLYEEEATRLMDLLMAGDLTDAQIGAFMAALAAKGESFEELAGAARAMRRKAVRVQTPGGVVVDTCGTGGDGKNTFNISTTSAFVVAGAGVTVAKHGNRAASSKSGSADVLEALGVNVMAPPEKVEEAIAAVGIGFLFAPLYHGAMKHAARARKEVGIRSIFNMLGPLTNPAGAGYQVLGVYDPKLTEMFASALNLLKAKRAFVVHGHEGLDEISVCEKTRISELRDGHVRTYDISPEQIIGRRWLIEDLRGGTPARNAEITRMVLSGEPGACADVVVANAAAALIVTGLARDFSDAVPLARKSIESGAALKKLDDLVAFMKS, via the coding sequence ATGTTTACCGAAACATTGCAGAAAATAGTGGCGGGTTACGATCTTTACGAGGAAGAAGCCACCCGGCTGATGGACCTCTTGATGGCCGGGGATCTGACCGACGCCCAGATAGGCGCGTTCATGGCCGCCCTTGCAGCCAAGGGGGAGAGCTTCGAGGAATTGGCCGGCGCGGCCAGGGCCATGCGAAGGAAGGCCGTCAGGGTCCAGACCCCCGGAGGAGTTGTGGTGGACACCTGCGGCACGGGCGGCGACGGCAAGAACACCTTCAACATCTCCACCACGTCCGCCTTCGTGGTGGCGGGCGCGGGGGTGACCGTGGCCAAGCACGGCAACCGGGCCGCCTCCAGCAAGAGCGGTTCAGCCGACGTCCTTGAGGCCCTGGGGGTCAACGTAATGGCTCCGCCAGAAAAGGTGGAGGAGGCCATAGCCGCTGTGGGCATAGGTTTTCTCTTCGCCCCCCTTTATCACGGGGCCATGAAGCACGCGGCCAGGGCCAGAAAAGAGGTGGGCATACGCTCGATTTTCAATATGCTGGGCCCCCTCACCAACCCGGCGGGCGCGGGATATCAGGTTTTAGGGGTATACGATCCCAAGCTGACGGAAATGTTCGCGTCCGCCCTTAATCTCTTGAAAGCCAAGCGGGCCTTCGTGGTTCACGGCCACGAGGGGTTGGATGAAATATCCGTGTGCGAAAAGACCAGGATTTCCGAACTCAGGGACGGCCATGTCCGCACCTATGACATAAGCCCTGAGCAGATAATAGGAAGGCGATGGCTGATAGAGGACCTTCGCGGCGGAACTCCGGCCCGGAATGCCGAAATCACCCGCATGGTCCTTTCGGGCGAGCCCGGAGCCTGTGCCGACGTGGTGGTGGCCAATGCCGCCGCCGCCCTGATAGTCACGGGCCTTGCCAGGGATTTTTCCGACGCAGTACCCCTTGCCCGAAAATCCATCGAATCCGGGGCTGCGTTAAAAAAGCTGGATGACCTTGTTGCTTTCATGAAATCTTAA
- a CDS encoding aminodeoxychorismate/anthranilate synthase component II, with the protein MIFMIDNYDSFTYNLVQYLKILGAEVEVARNDAVTVEEVAAARPRGIVISPGPKAPEDAGVSVSLIRALSPTVPILGVCLGHQSICVAFGGRVGQAKSLMHGKTSEVTADGLGVYAGLPNPFTAMRYHSLAALEEHVPDCLQITARSEDGEIMGIRHREFPVEGIQFHPESIMTPVGKRLLRNFLTLAGEL; encoded by the coding sequence ATGATTTTCATGATAGACAATTACGACTCTTTCACATACAATTTAGTACAATACCTCAAAATTCTGGGCGCGGAAGTCGAGGTGGCCCGCAACGACGCGGTCACGGTGGAGGAAGTCGCCGCAGCCCGCCCAAGGGGCATCGTGATCTCCCCCGGACCCAAGGCACCGGAAGACGCCGGGGTTTCGGTATCCCTTATCCGTGCGCTGTCGCCCACCGTGCCAATCCTCGGAGTGTGCCTGGGCCACCAGTCCATCTGCGTGGCCTTCGGCGGCAGGGTGGGGCAGGCGAAAAGCCTCATGCACGGCAAGACCAGCGAGGTCACCGCAGACGGCCTTGGAGTTTACGCGGGCCTTCCGAACCCCTTTACCGCCATGCGCTACCACAGCCTTGCGGCTCTTGAGGAGCACGTCCCCGATTGCCTTCAAATCACGGCCAGGTCTGAAGACGGCGAAATCATGGGGATCCGCCACAGGGAATTTCCCGTGGAGGGAATCCAGTTTCATCCCGAATCCATAATGACCCCTGTGGGAAAGAGGCTGTTGCGGAATTTCCTGACTCTCGCCGGAGAGCTTTAG
- a CDS encoding chorismate-binding protein: MILSRFPSKSEFLEASEKGNVIPVCVEILADTETPVSVLLKNKNAQGPVFLLESVEGAERWARYSFLGVGCRAELSVFGDRVEIKEKGETRSIPHRGDPLSVLRGFMAEFKPVALNGLPRFWGGLVGYFSYETVSFFERIENKLPENEPLARFVLTDALFVFDNQRHTLTLVAHAFTGNGAGPEKAYEDAIRRLDEMQESLKTPLEEPLTPIERVGGVSPKNPVGSYQEKVKKVKDYIMAGDIIQAVIAQPFTASPAVDPESLYRAQRYINPSPYMFFFKFDDLALVGSSPETMVRLENGTATLRPIAGTRKRGKNQQEDRSLADELLKDPKERAEHLMLVDLGRNDLGRVAETGTVQVTDLMLVERYSHVMHLVSNISCDLLKDYDGWDLFRATFPAGTLSGAPKVRAMEIIAELEDEARGPYGGAVGYVSFTGNMDFAITIRTASISSGVLTVKAGAGIVADSDPESEHVETVNKAKSIQRAVELVNGSSRDGKE; this comes from the coding sequence ATGATTCTTTCAAGGTTTCCTTCAAAATCCGAATTTCTTGAAGCCAGCGAAAAGGGCAACGTGATCCCCGTGTGCGTGGAGATTCTCGCGGACACTGAAACCCCGGTGTCGGTGCTTTTGAAGAACAAAAATGCGCAAGGCCCCGTGTTTCTGCTGGAGAGCGTCGAGGGCGCGGAACGTTGGGCCAGGTACAGCTTCCTGGGAGTCGGCTGCAGGGCCGAGCTTTCTGTTTTCGGCGACCGCGTGGAAATAAAGGAAAAGGGCGAAACCAGGAGCATCCCCCACAGGGGCGACCCGCTTTCTGTTTTAAGGGGCTTCATGGCGGAGTTCAAACCCGTGGCCCTAAACGGGCTTCCCAGGTTCTGGGGCGGGCTCGTGGGCTATTTTTCATACGAGACGGTCTCCTTTTTTGAGCGCATTGAAAACAAGCTCCCGGAAAACGAACCTCTTGCGCGCTTCGTTCTCACCGACGCTCTTTTTGTCTTCGACAACCAGCGCCATACCTTAACCCTTGTGGCCCATGCCTTCACCGGAAACGGGGCAGGGCCGGAAAAAGCCTACGAGGATGCAATAAGGCGGCTGGACGAGATGCAGGAATCCCTCAAGACCCCGCTCGAAGAACCCCTTACCCCCATTGAAAGGGTGGGGGGCGTTTCGCCCAAAAATCCGGTTGGCTCCTACCAGGAAAAGGTGAAAAAGGTTAAGGACTACATCATGGCGGGGGACATCATCCAGGCCGTGATAGCCCAGCCCTTCACGGCAAGCCCGGCGGTGGACCCGGAAAGCCTCTACCGGGCCCAGCGCTACATAAATCCCTCTCCTTACATGTTTTTCTTCAAATTCGACGATCTGGCCCTGGTGGGCTCATCGCCCGAAACCATGGTGCGCCTGGAAAACGGAACCGCCACCTTGCGGCCCATAGCCGGAACCAGGAAGCGCGGCAAAAACCAGCAGGAGGACCGGAGCCTCGCCGACGAGCTTTTGAAAGACCCCAAGGAGAGGGCCGAACACCTGATGCTGGTGGACCTGGGACGAAATGACCTAGGACGGGTGGCGGAAACCGGCACCGTGCAGGTTACCGATCTCATGTTAGTGGAACGCTACTCCCACGTGATGCACCTTGTTTCCAACATCTCCTGCGATCTTCTGAAGGATTATGACGGCTGGGACCTTTTCCGGGCGACATTTCCCGCCGGGACCCTTTCCGGCGCTCCCAAGGTGAGGGCCATGGAGATAATAGCCGAGCTTGAGGACGAGGCTCGCGGGCCTTACGGCGGTGCTGTCGGCTATGTCTCGTTTACGGGCAACATGGATTTCGCCATAACCATCCGCACGGCCTCCATTTCAAGCGGTGTTCTCACGGTGAAGGCCGGGGCCGGCATAGTGGCGGATTCCGACCCGGAAAGCGAACATGTCGAAACGGTCAACAAGGCCAAGTCCATTCAAAGAGCCGTTGAGCTCGTGAACGGATCGTCCAGGGACGGGAAGGAGTGA
- the aroF gene encoding 3-deoxy-7-phosphoheptulonate synthase has protein sequence MLLVMRKSATEEDIKAVIEAVEASGFIARPIPGGERTAIGILHNDRPVDASLFLAMPGVREAIPVTKPYKLVGREFKHEDTVIKVGNTQVGNGGFTIMAGPCAVESLEQCLSIARDVKQAGATMFRGGAFKPRTSPYSFQGLGLEGLKILAKVREETGLPVITEAMDHEVFDMVEEYADVVQIGARNMQNFTLLKRAGKSRKPVMLKRGMSATIEEWLMAAEYILEGGNMDVILCERGLRTFAMHSRNTLDLSAVPVVKHESHLPIIVDPSHAAGVRSQVTPLARAAAAVGVHGLMIEVHNQPEKALSDGGQSLYPAQFADLCRDIEKINALFRDDLADKGAA, from the coding sequence ATGCTGCTGGTAATGAGAAAAAGCGCCACCGAAGAGGACATAAAAGCCGTAATCGAGGCAGTCGAAGCAAGCGGATTCATCGCCCGCCCCATTCCCGGCGGGGAACGCACCGCCATAGGAATCCTTCACAACGACAGGCCGGTGGACGCCTCGCTCTTTCTGGCCATGCCGGGGGTGAGGGAGGCCATTCCCGTCACCAAACCTTATAAACTGGTGGGCCGCGAGTTCAAGCATGAGGACACGGTGATCAAGGTGGGCAATACACAGGTCGGAAACGGCGGCTTCACCATAATGGCCGGGCCATGCGCGGTGGAGAGCCTGGAACAGTGCCTTTCCATAGCCCGCGACGTGAAACAGGCCGGGGCCACCATGTTCCGGGGAGGGGCCTTCAAGCCCAGAACCTCGCCATATTCCTTCCAGGGCCTGGGCCTGGAGGGCTTGAAGATTCTTGCGAAGGTCCGCGAGGAGACCGGTCTTCCCGTAATCACCGAGGCCATGGACCACGAGGTCTTCGACATGGTGGAGGAATACGCCGACGTGGTCCAGATAGGAGCCCGCAACATGCAGAACTTCACGCTTCTGAAGCGCGCCGGAAAGAGCAGAAAGCCTGTGATGTTAAAGCGCGGCATGTCGGCCACCATCGAGGAATGGCTCATGGCCGCCGAATACATACTTGAAGGCGGCAACATGGACGTGATCCTGTGCGAGCGCGGCCTCAGAACCTTCGCCATGCACAGCAGAAATACCCTGGATCTCTCCGCCGTCCCAGTGGTGAAGCATGAAAGCCACCTGCCCATAATCGTCGATCCAAGCCACGCCGCAGGGGTCCGAAGCCAGGTGACGCCCCTTGCCAGGGCGGCGGCGGCGGTGGGCGTGCACGGGCTCATGATCGAGGTTCACAACCAGCCGGAAAAGGCCCTTTCGGACGGCGGCCAGAGCCTTTATCCGGCCCAGTTCGCGGACCTTTGCCGGGACATCGAAAAAATCAACGCTCTTTTCCGCGATGATTTGGCCGACAAGGGGGCAGCATGA